The Candidatus Omnitrophota bacterium DNA segment TTCCACTGCCTGTGATTCAAAACCAAGAGTATTTCGTATTAGTTGTCGAATCGCCCGAAAACGGTTTGTCAGGAGCAACCCACCCACGGTTCGCGGGCTATATCAGGCAGAAACTGAGGTTTTTCAGAAGAGCCGAGCATTTTTTGATATTCCCGACTCGGCAGGAGCCTCGCCCTCCCATCTTGTTTGAATGCGAATTTGGGGAGGGCGAATCTCCTGATGAGCCGCCCACCCGTAGTTCGCGGGCTATACCAGGCGGAAACCAAGGGTGTTTCAGAAGAGTTGCGCTATTAAGCGCGAAGACGAAATCTTCTCCGTAAAAATTAAAGGGGCGTTTGGCGAAGTGGAGATTAAATTCGTGCAAATCCCGGCGGACGAATTCGTCATGGGGTCTCCCCGCAGCGAAAAGAATCATGAAGACGATGAAGCGCCAATCCACAAAGTGCAATTCAGCAAACCGTTTTATTTGGGAATATACGAAGTGACGCAGGAACAATGAAAGCAGTAACGCCGAGGTGGCAAGGGCAAAGTTGTTTTTGCCCTTGAAAATAACGCAATAAATCAAGGG contains these protein-coding regions:
- a CDS encoding SUMF1/EgtB/PvdO family nonheme iron enzyme, which codes for MFQKSCAIKREDEIFSVKIKGAFGEVEIKFVQIPADEFVMGSPRSEKNHEDDEAPIHKVQFSKPFYLGIYEVTQEQ